The Mytilus galloprovincialis chromosome 4, xbMytGall1.hap1.1, whole genome shotgun sequence genome contains a region encoding:
- the LOC143072338 gene encoding BCL2/adenovirus E1B 19 kDa protein-interacting protein 3-like — protein MSSTQKIEDSWIELSGGVTPPVEAQSIYNGNLEKLLIEAQRESRSSSRPNSKESSARGSPKGLHSPTNELSNAESTQENRDPGTDWIWDWSSRPEALPPSDLGARFKHPRKSGFRSSQMIRKEDAYSLKYIIISNACSFVVGIGLASLGFYFVIKRYCRCSNLMISN, from the exons ATGTCATCGACACAAAAAATTGAAG ACTCATGGATAGAACTTAGTGGTGGAGTTACACCTCCAGTTGAAGCACAGTCCATATACAATGGTAACTTAGAAAAGTTACTGATCGAAGCCCAAAGAGAATCTAGATCATCATCAAGACCTAACAGTAAAGAATCATCAGCCAGGGGCAG tCCTAAAGGTCTGCACAGTCCTACAAATGAATTATCAAATGCTGAATCTacacag GAAAACCGTGATCCAGGAACAGACTGGATTTGGGACTGGTCCAGTAGACCTGAAGCCTTACCTCCAAG tGATTTGGGAGCACGTTTCAAACACCCAAGGAAATCTGGATTTAGAAGTTCACAAATGATACGAAAAGAAGATGCTTATAGCTTGAAGTACATTATTATATCAAATGCCTGCTCCTTTGTTGTAGGAATTGGTCTTGCTAGTTTGGG attctATTTTGTAATAAAGAGATACTGCAGATGTAGTAATTTAATGATCTCAAACTAA